The DNA segment AATAGTAACAATGAAACAATAAATACTTTTGAACCTGAAAATCTGTGCATTAAGTTCACATATTTTTCTGTCATAATTTCAAAGTAAAAATTGAATTTTTCTAAGAAAATATCAATTGGGTTATGAGTTATTTTGTTATGATTATGTGGTTTTAAAATCATCGCCGTTAAAACAGGCGTTAATGTTAAAGCGACAATTCCAGAAAGCACAATTGAAGTGGCCATTGTGATCGCAAATTGACGATAAAAAACCCCAACAGGACCTGGTAAAAAAGTTACTGGCACAAATACTGCTGTCATGAGTAAGGTAATCGCAATCACCGCGCCACTAATTTCGCCTAATACTGCTTTAACGGATAAATACACACTCAAATGGTCATCGGCCATTTTTGCATGAACTGCTTCCACAACAACAATGGCGTCATCCACAACAATACCGATCGCAAGAACCATCGCAAACAAAGTGATTAGGTTAATGGTAAGTCCCAATGCCATCATAAAGGAAAAGGCACCTATGAGGGATACAGGAACTGCTATGATAGGAATTAAAGTTGAGCGCCAATCGCCCAAAAAGATAAATACAACAATCGCCACTAAAATAAAGGCTTCTACTAATGTATGGATTACTTTTTCGATGGCTGCATCGATAAAGTTCGATACATCATAACTTAATTTGTAATCCATTTCTGGTGGAAAAGTTTGTTTTAATTCTTCTAGTTTTGATTTGATATCTTCAATAACAACTTTGGCATTACTTCCTTCCGTTTGTTTGAACATAATCGCAGCTGCAGGATGTCCGTCAACATCGGAGTAAATATTGTAAAACTCACTATCAAGTTCAACCTTGGAAATATCTTTGAGGTAAAGTAATTCACCTCCATTTTTAGCTCGGATGATGATATTCTCATATTGCTGAGGTTCGTTAAACCAACCTTCATATGTAAGAGTGTATTCTAATGATTGTGCTTGTTTTCCAGAACTTTGGCCAAGTCGCCCAGGTCTTGCAATGATACTTTGGTCTTCAATTGCCTTCATCACTTCAGCAGTTGTTACATTATAAGCACGCATTCTATCTGGATTTAACCAAACACGCATTGCATATTGTCTAGTTCCTAAAATCTTTGCTTGTCCGATCCCATGAATCCTTTTTAATTCAGGTAATAGAAACACTGTCGCATAGTTGTATAAAAACTTCTCACTCGCATTTGGATCTTTGCTGTATAAGTTTACATACAATAACATACTTGGTTGGACAGGTTGTACAAATATACCTTCCAAACGTACGAGTTCTGGTACTCGATACATCATTTGGTCTACCCTAGTTTTCACTTGTACTAAGGCATCATTTGGATTTGTTCCAGGATCGAACAAAACTTGTATGATTGCATCTCCAGAACTTGTGGAAGAAGAAATCATATATCTCATTCCAGCAACCCCGTTGATTGCTTGTTCCAATGTTGTAATTGTTGATTGGACTAGTACTTGTGCACTGGCACCTGGAAAGGATAGAGTGATTGTTACCCGAGGAGGGGCAATTTCAGGGAATTGTGAAACAGGTATGTTCTTAATCGAAATTAATCCGACGAACACAACTAATACGGATATAACTATAGCGAGAACGGGTCTCTGGAGAAATTTTGTAAACATACAATATCTCCTAGTGAGCCTGTAACTCGAAACTTTTCATGACGTTCTCACGAGTTTCGATGTTAAATTTCACAGTATCACCATCATGAACTTTACCAAGACCTTCTAAAAGGATGATGTCGCTGTCAGTAATACCAGATTCTACGACAAACAAGTGAGGAATTTCGTGTGAGACTTTTATCTCAGTCGATTTTAACTTACCTTTACTTGATATTGTGTATACATAACGTTTATCTAATACTTCAAAAGTAGCCTTTTGTGGAATGAGTAAGGCTTCCTTTAAATTTTCTTTGATCACAACATTTCCCGTTTCTCCATGACGTAATAATCTTTCTGGATTTGGAAAGGTTGCTCTAAAAGGAATGGTTCCTGTTTCACTATCGAATTCTCCTTCGATCGTGTCAGCGTTTCCTTCTTGATTGAAGTATTCACCATTTGCCATTAAAAATTTAACTTTTAATGGTTTGTCCCCTGATCTGCGGGCATTGGAAAAGTTTAGGTAATCCTTTTCTGAAACATTGAAATATACCCAAAGTTTTGAAATGTCAGAGATTGTAGTTAAAAGAGTTCCTTCTTCCACTAAACTTCCAAGTCGAACTTGGAGTCGATCCGTGATCCCAGAGAATGGAGCAGTTACAGTTGCCAAATTTAAGTGAACTTGCGCTAATTCCATAGCAGCTTTATTTTTTTTCAATCTGGCTTTGATAAGAGATAATTCTGTTTGGGAAACAACGTTTTCTTTGAATAACTTCTCAGTATTCTCATATTCGATTTGTGTTGATTCGTATTCTGCTTTTGCTTTTTCGTATTGTGCAGTAACTAACATAGGCATTACTTGGAAAAGTTTCTGACCTTTTTTTACGATCTTACCTTCATCCATATAGATATGGGTTAAATATCCTTTTTCGAATGCTCTGATTTCGATACGTTGGATTGCTTTCACTTGCGCTACATAGTTTTTATCAATAATTACATCTTGTTTCCATGGATACGTGGCCATGAGTGCGTTTTTATCTTCATGGTTCTTTGTATGACAATTCATTTGAAAAAAAGATGTTAATACAAATACTGTAACCAGTATCTTTGAAGTGAAAGAGTGCTTAAGCCCTTTGAGAAGTTTCATTGTGTCCCCACTTTGTCTAACGTTTGTTAGGCAAAATTTAAAAAATCATCGAACGCAATTTAATTTGGATTGCGATCTTCCGAGAAAAAAATCTTTGTTAAGTGAGGATGGGAGGTGCGCGGTCTTTGACGCTATTTTTGGTTAAAAATGAATTCGGAAAAGAGAATAGGACAGGTTTTAGTTCAGTATCAAATATAAGTGATATATTGAGAAAAAATGCGAAGGAATGATTTAATTCGTTTTCGCGGTGGGAATTAATCTCCGCTTCTTCCTCACTATTTTCACTTACTTCTTTGATGACATAAGAAAAATCATATAAACTACTATGTTTATACGTTTGGTTTTTTTGGTAGCTGTCAAGATGGAATACATAGCCCTCAGTATTAGTACTGATGAATACAAAAGAGAGAAGCAAAATTGCCAATCGACTTATCAATGTATTTACCATCATCAAGCGCATCTAATGCCAGCGAATTCCCAAATCGATTATTGTCAACAGTTTAAGCGAACAGTTCTAAGTCTCATTTAAAACAAAAAAACTGCGGTATTCACGTCAATCTTATCGAAGTGTCGATTGTAGCGGAAATCCTTTCCTCTCATCATTAGACATCGAATGAGAGAAAAAGTAGGAAAGTTTGCAATGCAAAGAAAGGTCTTTTAGCAATTCATGTTATGTGATGAAACCAACTAAGGTACTAAAGTCATTTGGATGTAATTTATTTTGCAAATATGACTGATTCATTTGGGAGCAAAAGTAAATCGCCTGTATCCAATTCCTTTTCTAACTCAAAAGATGCATTTCGATTCTTAGAACTGAATAAAATTTGATTCAGATTCCATTTTCTTGGGTAAGAAACTCGAACTGGTTTGGATGAAAAATTCAAAAAAATATATGTCTCCTCTTTTCCATCCCTCCTTCTGTAGTATAACGCATGTTTATCGTCACTCAAGAGGATTTTTAATTTCCCTTTACGAAGTGATTTACGATCTTTCCGTATTTGAATCAATTTTTTATATGTGAAAAAAAGTGAATTGGGATCTTGTTTTTGAGATTCAACATTGAGAGTATCTGAATCTTCATAGAGGGGAAGCCAAGGTTTGCCAGTTGTAAATCCCGTTGTATCGGAACCATCCCAAGGCATAGGGATTCGTTCCGGATCTCGCCCAGGATGGAAAGGCCAATACCGTTTCCCAACTGGATCTTGGATTTTATTGAATGGAACTTTTTGGCGTTTCATACCAATTTCCTCTCCATAGTATAAGAAAGGAGTTCCACGTAACGTTAACATCATGCAAGCGGCAAGTTTGGCTCGATCCAATGTATCTTCACCCTTTTCGTAACGAGTGATATGCCGTGGAAAATCATGATTGGATAAAGTATAGTTTGGCCAATTATCTTCCCCTAATGCTGATTCAAAGTCCTTAACAATTTGGAAAAATCGTTCCGCCTTCCAAGGTGAAAATAAAAACATAAAATTAAAGGCAAGGTGAAGTTCATCATTACGACCACAGTAAGTTGCAGGAAGTAAAACATTACCAGGGAAATCTTGCATTATCTCTCCAACAAACATACGTTTTTCGGAATAAGAATCTAACAGTTTTCTCATCCTTCTTAAAATTCCATGCATTTCAGGTCTATCACGATCGTATGTATGAACTTGTTTATCGTAAGGCCTTGGACCTTTCATAAAATAAGAAGCATTGTTTCGAAAAAATTCATCTTTTACATATAAGTTGACAACATCTAAA comes from the Leptospira ellinghausenii genome and includes:
- a CDS encoding glycoside hydrolase family 13 protein — translated: MAWWKEAVIYQIYPRSFQDSNGDGIGDLEGIIQRLDYLAGSKDSLGIDAIWLSPVYPSPMFDFGYDISDYEEIDPVFGDIQTFKRLLKEAHKRGIRIIMDLVVNHTSHLHPWFIESRSSVNSPKRDWYIWKQANHNGPPNNWLGAFGGSGWEYDKRTGEYYFHSFLKEQPDLNWRNPDVEDAIFRMMKYWLDMGVDGFRLDVVNLYVKDEFFRNNASYFMKGPRPYDKQVHTYDRDRPEMHGILRRMRKLLDSYSEKRMFVGEIMQDFPGNVLLPATYCGRNDELHLAFNFMFLFSPWKAERFFQIVKDFESALGEDNWPNYTLSNHDFPRHITRYEKGEDTLDRAKLAACMMLTLRGTPFLYYGEEIGMKRQKVPFNKIQDPVGKRYWPFHPGRDPERIPMPWDGSDTTGFTTGKPWLPLYEDSDTLNVESQKQDPNSLFFTYKKLIQIRKDRKSLRKGKLKILLSDDKHALYYRRRDGKEETYIFLNFSSKPVRVSYPRKWNLNQILFSSKNRNASFELEKELDTGDLLLLPNESVIFAK
- a CDS encoding efflux RND transporter permease subunit, with protein sequence MFTKFLQRPVLAIVISVLVVFVGLISIKNIPVSQFPEIAPPRVTITLSFPGASAQVLVQSTITTLEQAINGVAGMRYMISSSTSSGDAIIQVLFDPGTNPNDALVQVKTRVDQMMYRVPELVRLEGIFVQPVQPSMLLYVNLYSKDPNASEKFLYNYATVFLLPELKRIHGIGQAKILGTRQYAMRVWLNPDRMRAYNVTTAEVMKAIEDQSIIARPGRLGQSSGKQAQSLEYTLTYEGWFNEPQQYENIIIRAKNGGELLYLKDISKVELDSEFYNIYSDVDGHPAAAIMFKQTEGSNAKVVIEDIKSKLEELKQTFPPEMDYKLSYDVSNFIDAAIEKVIHTLVEAFILVAIVVFIFLGDWRSTLIPIIAVPVSLIGAFSFMMALGLTINLITLFAMVLAIGIVVDDAIVVVEAVHAKMADDHLSVYLSVKAVLGEISGAVIAITLLMTAVFVPVTFLPGPVGVFYRQFAITMATSIVLSGIVALTLTPVLTAMILKPHNHNKITHNPIDIFLEKFNFYFEIMTEKYVNLMHRFSGSKVFIVSLLLFFAVGFVFLSQLVPAGFVPGEDQGMIYAVIQTPPGSTIEKTNDVARKLQEIALKIEGVDSVASLAGYEILTEGEGSNAGTCLISLKDWSQRKNSVHDVMEELEHKTKNFGAIIEFFEPPAVPGFGAAGGVMFRLLDKTNSGDYTAFDKVHVEFMEELKKREELTGLFSFYSAKFPQLEVKLDRKLAMQKGVNIGDAMDNLDILVGSTYEQGFIRFNQFFKVYVQSAPEYRRLPTDILGLFTPNDKGEMVPYSSFLSLEQKQGANEITRYNAYTSSVINVLPSKGYTTGDAIDAIREVSKNLPKGFEVGWEGLSYDEASRGNEAIFIFIIVIVFVYLVLSAQYESFIIPFSVIFSLPPGIFGSFFLLRLLGLANDIYAQIGMIMLIGLLGKNAVLIVEFARQRQESGLSVFDAALEGAKARFRPILMTSFAFVAGLIPLVLATGPGAIANHTIGACALGGMLFGTVFGVIVVPGLYIIFANIAKGKNLIYHEDNMPLSESDRMYVTSELERKKSRKGKK
- a CDS encoding efflux RND transporter periplasmic adaptor subunit; the encoded protein is MKLLKGLKHSFTSKILVTVFVLTSFFQMNCHTKNHEDKNALMATYPWKQDVIIDKNYVAQVKAIQRIEIRAFEKGYLTHIYMDEGKIVKKGQKLFQVMPMLVTAQYEKAKAEYESTQIEYENTEKLFKENVVSQTELSLIKARLKKNKAAMELAQVHLNLATVTAPFSGITDRLQVRLGSLVEEGTLLTTISDISKLWVYFNVSEKDYLNFSNARRSGDKPLKVKFLMANGEYFNQEGNADTIEGEFDSETGTIPFRATFPNPERLLRHGETGNVVIKENLKEALLIPQKATFEVLDKRYVYTISSKGKLKSTEIKVSHEIPHLFVVESGITDSDIILLEGLGKVHDGDTVKFNIETRENVMKSFELQAH